The Micromonospora sp. NBC_00421 genome contains a region encoding:
- a CDS encoding zinc-binding dehydrogenase: MRAAHVLTPCADDPVDALRVGDLAAPVAPAGWVEVEVRAGALNMHDIWTLRGIGTTPPAGHRVIGSDAAGVAGDREVIVYPVLPTAPNGRTVRHARLLPDAGHGVLAERIVVPAAHLVPKPAGLSWAEAASLPTAWLTAYRMLFTRAAVAPGRVVLVQGAGGGVATAAIGLAVAAGATVIVTSRSPAKRERALALGAAVALDSGARTPELADIVVETVGPATFAHSTRSTRAGGTIVVCGGTSGFTAELDLPRLFAREISVHGATMGTLDEFVALVGFVDTHRVRPTVDSVVDLADIRVQAGRMLAGTGFGKLCVSLT; this comes from the coding sequence ATGAGAGCCGCCCACGTCCTGACGCCCTGCGCCGACGACCCGGTCGACGCGCTGCGGGTCGGCGACCTCGCCGCCCCGGTGGCGCCTGCGGGCTGGGTGGAGGTCGAGGTCCGGGCCGGCGCGCTCAACATGCACGACATCTGGACGCTGCGTGGCATCGGCACCACGCCGCCCGCCGGGCACCGGGTCATCGGCAGCGACGCGGCCGGCGTCGCCGGGGACCGGGAGGTGATCGTCTACCCCGTGCTGCCCACCGCGCCGAACGGCCGGACCGTCCGCCACGCGCGGCTGCTCCCCGATGCCGGGCACGGGGTCCTCGCCGAACGGATCGTGGTGCCGGCGGCGCACCTCGTCCCCAAACCGGCCGGGCTGAGCTGGGCCGAGGCGGCCAGCCTCCCGACGGCCTGGCTCACCGCGTACCGCATGCTGTTCACCAGGGCGGCGGTCGCCCCCGGGCGGGTGGTACTGGTGCAGGGCGCGGGCGGCGGGGTCGCGACCGCCGCGATCGGCCTCGCGGTGGCCGCCGGTGCCACCGTGATCGTCACCTCCCGATCCCCGGCCAAGCGGGAGCGGGCGCTGGCCCTCGGCGCGGCCGTCGCCCTGGACAGCGGCGCGCGGACGCCGGAACTCGCCGACATCGTCGTCGAGACCGTCGGCCCGGCCACCTTCGCCCACTCGACCCGCTCGACCCGGGCCGGCGGGACCATCGTGGTGTGCGGTGGCACGAGTGGTTTCACCGCCGAGTTGGACCTGCCGCGCCTGTTCGCCCGGGAGATCAGCGTGCACGGCGCGACCATGGGCACCCTGGACGAGTTCGTGGCGCTTGTCGGGTTCGTCGACACCCACCGGGTCCGGCCCACCGTCGACAGCGTCGTCGACCTCGCCGACATCCGCGTCCAGGCCGGCCGGATGCTCGCCGGCACCGGGTTCGGCAAGCTCTGCGTGAGCCTCACGTGA
- a CDS encoding flavin reductase family protein — translation MMAEPLFDSAEFRQVCGHFPTGVTAVTAVTADGVVAALTVNSFTSVSLEPAKVLFCVTSFSSSFPVLLASDRIAIHILSQDQQDVARRFATSGLSGAERLAGVSWVPGTDGVPLLPDTPAILTGRRDEVVTSGDHVIILLDVDQVHLKPTDVPALSFYRGRFVTPSRTATE, via the coding sequence ATGATGGCCGAGCCCCTGTTCGACTCCGCCGAGTTCCGCCAGGTGTGCGGACACTTCCCCACCGGCGTGACGGCGGTGACCGCGGTGACCGCCGACGGCGTCGTCGCCGCGTTGACCGTGAACTCGTTCACCTCGGTCTCGCTGGAACCGGCGAAGGTGCTCTTCTGCGTCACCAGCTTCTCGTCGAGCTTCCCGGTCCTGCTGGCGTCCGACCGGATCGCGATCCACATCCTCAGTCAGGACCAGCAGGACGTGGCCCGCAGGTTCGCCACCTCCGGCCTGTCCGGGGCCGAACGGCTCGCCGGGGTGTCCTGGGTACCCGGCACGGACGGCGTACCGCTGCTGCCGGACACCCCGGCTATCCTCACCGGGCGGCGCGACGAGGTGGTCACCAGCGGGGACCACGTGATCATCCTGCTCGACGTCGACCAGGTGCACCTGAAGCCGACGGACGTGCCGGCGCTGTCGTTCTACCGCGGGCGGTTCGTCACGCCGTCCCGGACGGCGACCGAGTGA
- a CDS encoding MaoC family dehydratase translates to MRRTTVDTPSDLLELVGAELGVSAPQVVTQQQVDQFADVTGDHQWIHVDVERARSGPFGSTVVHGFLTLALVPRLLADILEVRTFSMGVNYGLDRVRFIRPLPPGTAIQATATLVSATPIAPAGEGSAGGVQAKASVVVEFAEASQPCYVAEILFRYYDA, encoded by the coding sequence ATGAGACGAACCACCGTCGACACCCCGAGCGACCTGCTGGAACTGGTCGGCGCGGAACTGGGCGTCAGCGCGCCGCAGGTGGTGACCCAGCAGCAGGTCGACCAGTTCGCCGACGTCACCGGGGACCACCAGTGGATCCACGTCGACGTCGAGCGGGCCCGGTCCGGGCCGTTCGGCAGCACCGTCGTGCACGGGTTCCTGACCCTGGCGCTCGTCCCCCGGCTGCTCGCCGACATCCTCGAGGTGCGGACCTTCTCGATGGGGGTCAACTACGGCCTCGACCGGGTCCGGTTCATCAGACCGTTGCCGCCGGGCACCGCGATCCAGGCCACCGCGACCCTCGTCTCGGCGACACCGATCGCCCCGGCGGGGGAGGGCTCGGCCGGCGGGGTGCAGGCCAAGGCGTCGGTGGTGGTGGAGTTCGCCGAGGCGTCGCAGCCCTGCTACGTGGCGGAGATCCTGTTCCGCTACTACGACGCCTGA
- a CDS encoding nuclear transport factor 2 family protein — protein sequence MDTGPDRRGGDPVLAPHGSGRFPLPAALATALAPWPALARGDLDAFGALFTADATWWTDSGRRRDLGRQHRWGDLDAGPLHGRVAMTGKLAALRARLAGGAYRSAAVEVTAERWVVDDTLVAVEARGEATLGDGSRYQNRYLWVVDVQPGGIAGVREYCDTLHVADLMGHDAEVGR from the coding sequence GTGGACACCGGCCCGGACCGACGCGGTGGCGACCCGGTCCTCGCTCCGCACGGCAGCGGGCGCTTCCCGTTGCCCGCGGCGTTGGCGACGGCGCTGGCCCCGTGGCCGGCCCTGGCCCGGGGCGACCTCGACGCGTTCGGCGCGCTGTTCACCGCCGACGCCACCTGGTGGACCGACTCCGGCCGCCGCCGCGACCTCGGCCGGCAGCACCGGTGGGGCGACCTCGACGCCGGCCCGTTGCACGGCCGGGTCGCGATGACCGGCAAACTCGCCGCGTTGCGGGCGCGGCTGGCCGGCGGGGCGTACCGGTCGGCCGCCGTCGAGGTGACCGCCGAGCGGTGGGTCGTCGACGACACCCTGGTCGCCGTCGAGGCCCGGGGCGAAGCCACCCTCGGGGACGGCTCCCGCTACCAGAACCGCTATCTCTGGGTCGTCGACGTCCAGCCCGGGGGCATCGCCGGGGTCCGCGAGTACTGCGACACCCTGCACGTCGCCGACCTGATGGGCCACGACGCGGAGGTCGGTCGATGA
- a CDS encoding nitroreductase family protein produces the protein MSSKVITDIDEVLTTTRAVRRRMDLDRPVGRAVIEECLRLAQQAPMGSNLEDWRIVAVDDPTLKRQLSQLYTEIWDATVAQPLAGGEAATTARLSPSVRADPQAQARQHRATRVREVLGLPDDWRPVTLAPVAYTRGLDFRPAVRADLADVASWNGPTERAGSAA, from the coding sequence ATGAGCAGCAAGGTGATCACCGACATCGACGAGGTGCTGACCACCACCCGTGCGGTGCGCCGCCGGATGGACCTCGACCGACCCGTCGGCCGGGCCGTCATCGAGGAGTGCCTGCGCCTCGCGCAGCAGGCGCCGATGGGCTCCAACCTGGAGGACTGGCGGATCGTCGCGGTCGACGACCCGACGCTCAAACGGCAACTGTCCCAGCTGTACACCGAGATCTGGGACGCCACCGTCGCGCAGCCTCTGGCCGGCGGCGAGGCGGCGACCACCGCCCGGTTGTCGCCGAGTGTCCGCGCCGACCCGCAGGCCCAGGCGCGACAGCACCGGGCCACCCGGGTACGCGAGGTGCTCGGCCTGCCCGACGACTGGCGACCCGTCACCCTCGCCCCGGTCGCCTACACCCGGGGGCTCGACTTCCGCCCCGCCGTCCGGGCCGACCTCGCCGACGTGGCGAGTTGGAACGGGCCCACCGAGCGGGCCGGATCGGCGGCGTGA
- a CDS encoding nitroreductase family protein has protein sequence MTLPFTDLNHVLTTTRSVRLRLDYDRPVPIGLIGECLQLAVQAPTGGGAEDWRWLVVGDPTLKAELAKLYHAAYQEYVHQPLHSAAGADSDLVRGRLGGVDADGTVSARTARILAGAEHLARNIGRAPYLVIPCATRPDPATGGPGTNSALYGSLYPAIWQFNLALRARGLGTVITTLHLHHAASVAVLLGIPDDAVQITMLPVAYTVGTDFRVAARRPVDSVSYLDRWGTPLPYRDKPVDRLTGEDHG, from the coding sequence ATGACCCTGCCCTTCACCGACCTCAACCACGTGCTGACCACCACCCGGTCGGTCCGGCTGCGCCTCGACTACGACCGCCCGGTGCCGATCGGCCTGATCGGCGAGTGCCTGCAACTCGCGGTGCAGGCCCCCACCGGCGGCGGCGCGGAGGACTGGCGCTGGCTCGTCGTCGGCGACCCGACCCTCAAGGCCGAGTTGGCGAAGCTCTACCACGCCGCCTACCAGGAGTACGTGCACCAGCCGCTGCACAGCGCGGCGGGCGCGGACAGCGACCTCGTCCGGGGCCGCCTCGGCGGTGTCGACGCCGACGGCACGGTCAGTGCCCGGACCGCACGCATCCTCGCCGGTGCCGAACACCTCGCGCGGAACATCGGCCGGGCCCCGTACCTCGTCATCCCCTGCGCGACCCGGCCCGACCCGGCCACCGGTGGCCCCGGCACCAACTCCGCCCTCTACGGGTCGCTCTATCCGGCGATCTGGCAGTTCAACCTGGCGTTGCGGGCCCGGGGGCTCGGCACGGTGATCACCACCCTGCACCTGCACCACGCGGCGTCCGTCGCCGTGCTGCTCGGCATCCCCGACGACGCGGTGCAGATCACCATGCTGCCGGTCGCGTACACAGTCGGCACCGACTTCAGGGTCGCGGCCCGCCGGCCCGTCGACAGCGTCAGCTATCTCGACCGGTGGGGGACGCCGTTGCCCTACCGGGACAAGCCCGTCGACCGCCTCACCGGAGAGGACCACGGATGA
- a CDS encoding enoyl-CoA hydratase/isomerase family protein produces MTSVVLTRRGAALWARIDRPGAGNACDSTVLAGLERWLAGAADPDVRVLVLTGTGRSFCAGADLAEATALLGDLPALLTFLDRGRRLVRGIRAAPVPTVAAVNGAAFGGGLELLLGCDLAVAADSARIGDRHLAVGQVPGWGSSALLPLAVGPALARRLLITGETWSAEESAGRGLVSAAVPDHHLVPHVDALTEAIAALDQSAVRRMLDLARPVVTDAAWDREWATLTTHLAGQAAAVDLPPETESHRCAP; encoded by the coding sequence GTGACCTCCGTGGTGCTGACCCGGCGGGGGGCCGCCCTCTGGGCGCGGATCGACCGTCCCGGTGCCGGCAACGCCTGCGACAGCACGGTGCTGGCCGGGCTCGAACGGTGGCTCGCCGGCGCGGCCGACCCGGACGTCCGGGTGCTCGTGCTCACCGGGACCGGCCGGAGCTTCTGCGCCGGGGCCGACCTCGCCGAGGCCACCGCCCTGCTCGGGGACCTGCCCGCGCTGCTGACCTTCCTCGACCGGGGCCGCCGCCTGGTACGCGGCATCCGGGCGGCCCCGGTGCCCACCGTCGCCGCGGTCAACGGGGCGGCCTTCGGTGGCGGCCTCGAACTGCTGCTCGGCTGTGACCTCGCCGTCGCCGCCGACAGCGCCCGGATCGGCGACCGGCACCTCGCCGTCGGCCAGGTACCCGGCTGGGGGTCCAGTGCCCTGCTGCCGCTCGCCGTCGGCCCGGCGCTCGCCCGCCGCCTGCTGATCACCGGCGAGACCTGGTCGGCCGAGGAGTCCGCAGGTCGGGGACTGGTCAGCGCGGCGGTGCCCGACCATCACCTCGTCCCGCACGTCGACGCGCTGACCGAGGCGATCGCGGCCCTCGACCAGTCGGCGGTCCGGCGGATGCTGGACCTCGCCCGTCCGGTGGTCACCGACGCCGCCTGGGACCGGGAGTGGGCGACCCTCACCACGCACCTCGCCGGCCAGGCGGCCGCCGTGGACCTACCACCGGAAACGGAGTCCCACCGATGCGCGCCATGA
- a CDS encoding VOC family protein codes for MSPRFKPGEAVWVELCTPDPQRAEAFYGALLGWTVRAERLGATTYRMCSIDGRDVAGISDATTLHGGRPRGWLAYFAVDDVAASARQAVALGGELVTPPRYLPAAGTGAAVVDPFGAAFGLYQGESRVGVQAVNSVGALCWNELDTGEPAESVAYYRALFGYTTAQRDDSPTTRPYTVLMLGDVPVAGVLALDNAWPNLIPSKWITYFAVASLDEALARVTALGGLPTVGPVDSPHGRLHLVKDPDGHTLCLIQLEDGLRPDHDSCDPAVNR; via the coding sequence ATGAGCCCCCGCTTCAAGCCCGGCGAGGCGGTCTGGGTGGAGCTGTGCACCCCCGACCCGCAGCGGGCCGAGGCCTTCTACGGCGCGCTGCTCGGGTGGACGGTCCGCGCCGAACGGCTGGGTGCCACCACCTACCGGATGTGCAGCATCGACGGGCGGGACGTCGCCGGGATCTCCGACGCCACGACCCTGCACGGCGGCCGGCCCCGCGGTTGGCTCGCCTACTTCGCCGTCGACGACGTCGCCGCCTCCGCGCGGCAGGCGGTGGCGCTCGGCGGCGAACTGGTCACGCCACCGCGCTACCTGCCGGCGGCCGGCACCGGTGCGGCGGTCGTCGACCCCTTCGGCGCCGCCTTCGGCCTCTACCAGGGTGAGTCGCGCGTCGGCGTCCAGGCGGTCAACTCGGTGGGCGCGCTGTGCTGGAACGAGCTGGACACCGGCGAGCCCGCCGAGTCGGTGGCCTACTACCGCGCCCTGTTCGGCTACACCACCGCCCAGCGCGACGACTCACCGACCACCCGGCCCTACACCGTCCTGATGCTCGGGGACGTCCCCGTCGCCGGGGTCCTCGCCCTCGACAACGCCTGGCCGAACCTCATCCCGTCGAAGTGGATCACCTACTTCGCCGTCGCGTCCCTCGACGAGGCGCTGGCCCGGGTGACCGCCCTCGGCGGGCTGCCGACCGTCGGGCCGGTCGACAGCCCGCACGGACGCCTGCACCTGGTGAAGGACCCGGACGGTCACACCCTCTGCCTCATCCAGCTCGAAGACGGGCTCCGTCCCGACCACGACTCCTGCGACCCGGCGGTGAACCGATGA